GTATTCAAGCATCTGTATTTCGGGTTTTCTGATCACATATTTAAACACAAACTGCTTCAATATTTCCAATGCTTCCGAGAAGCTCTCATCTAAGCCAGCATTATAACGCAGTAAGTTTTCTTCAAAATCGGTATTGAGTCTAATATCGATGGCAGTGACGAAACCATTGACTAAGGTCCCTATGGCATCTTTTCTCAGGTGATGCTTACTGGAAAATAGTTTATTGCCAATCGAACCAAATTCAGCTCGAATCCAAGTGTCTTCACTGCAAGCGAGTTTACTGCCCACATCCTCTTGCCATTGCTCCTGGTTGACTATTCCCATGACAATTGCATCTTCGAGATCGTGCACCGCATAGGCGATATCATCGGCTAGCTCCATGACAGAGCAGTCTAATGATTTATAGCGCGTACGCTTGTGTTGTTGACCATGGATATCTTGGTGTGAGAGAAACTTCTGCCTGTCATTGTCAGATAGAGGAGACAAAACCCAATCTAATATTTCGATATCATCGTCGAATATACCTTTGACTGGCGGCCACTCAGAGGGTTTGAGTTGGCGAATGTTGTTGACTGGCTGGCTAGATGAAGTTTGATGAAGACTCGAGTATGGGGCTGGGTACTTTAAGATCCCCAATAAGCTTCTGCGGCACAGGTTCATGCCATAAAATTCTGTGTAAGGCTCTAGTCTCGATAGGATCCTGAATGTTTGGCCATTTCCCTCGAATCCCCCGTGATCTCGCATCATGTAATTAAGCGCAACCTCTCCACCATGGCCATAGGGCGGATGGCCTATATCATGGGCCAAGCACAAGGATTCAATTAAACTCATGGAGTCAAACAAGTGGTCTAATTGGGGCTGCTTCTGTTTGAGTTGAGCACGTATGCCTGTGCCAATCTGTGACACTTCCAAAGAATGAGTCAGTCGAGTGCGATAGAAATCATTCATGCCAACACCCAAGACTTGGGTCTTAGCTTGCAGGCGTCTAAATGCTGCCGAATGTAAGATCCTTGCTCTGTCTCTCTGATAGGGACTGCGGTGATCATTTCTACGTTTCTTATCTTCTGTTAAACGTCTGGCATGCCATACTGACTCTGTCATAGGGATCCTTAATCTGAGTTAATCTTTGAAGTTATTAGCCTGAGTAATTAGAGTAACTGGTTGATATCGTCTAAATTTAATTTGAAACTCGGGATGAAACAATCGATAAAGTATTGTACGGCGGGATCAGGGTTATCTTTTAGGGATTTCTCGATCCGTTTTTTAGCAGTATTAAACTCATGATTGCCGGCTCTATGCTCTTCTAAGCATTTAAGATAAGCACAAATCGTATCGGCGGATTTGACCAAGGTCTTATATTCAATATCGGCATGCTCGCTGGTGAGTA
This portion of the Shewanella violacea DSS12 genome encodes:
- a CDS encoding anti-phage deoxyguanosine triphosphatase produces the protein MTESVWHARRLTEDKKRRNDHRSPYQRDRARILHSAAFRRLQAKTQVLGVGMNDFYRTRLTHSLEVSQIGTGIRAQLKQKQPQLDHLFDSMSLIESLCLAHDIGHPPYGHGGEVALNYMMRDHGGFEGNGQTFRILSRLEPYTEFYGMNLCRRSLLGILKYPAPYSSLHQTSSSQPVNNIRQLKPSEWPPVKGIFDDDIEILDWVLSPLSDNDRQKFLSHQDIHGQQHKRTRYKSLDCSVMELADDIAYAVHDLEDAIVMGIVNQEQWQEDVGSKLACSEDTWIRAEFGSIGNKLFSSKHHLRKDAIGTLVNGFVTAIDIRLNTDFEENLLRYNAGLDESFSEALEILKQFVFKYVIRKPEIQMLEYKGQQIVMELFEAFESDPERLLPINTQERWRDSRDEGLNSHRVIADYISGMTDEFAARLHQQLFSPNAGSMIEFNREL